In Streptomyces sp. NBC_01408, one DNA window encodes the following:
- a CDS encoding glycoside hydrolase family 15 protein: MSGRIEDYALIGDMQTAALVCRDGAVDWLCLPRFDSHAVFASILGTEDHGFWRIGPAFPAETEAPRATRRRYRGDSLVLESEWDTPRGTVRVIDFMPPREDHAPQLIRIVEGVSGRVRMHSALRMRFSYGRVVPWVHQVDGRTVAVAGPDSIWLDTEAQTYGKDLTTYSDFTVGPGDRVAFSISWQASHRGAPEAPEAEAALESTTEFWREWVEQCTYHGPYREAVVRSLITLKALTYGPTGGIVAAPTTSLPEEIGGVRNWDYRYTWLRDAAITLSSLLRTGYRAEASAWREWLLRAVAGDPENLQIMYGIAGERELGETELDWLPGYEGSRPVRVGNGAAHQLQLDVYGEVTEALHLGHMTGLARNDYASVLQLKLIRYLETHWDQPDEGIWEVRGPRRHFVHSKVMAWVAVDRTIKLVESGDADGPLERWRELRDEIHQDVCEKGYDKERNTFTQSYGSRELDASLLLIPQMGFLPPDDKRVIGTIEAIQRELSTPDGFILRYPTAGEEAGVDGLEGDEGAFLACSFWMADDLAMIGRVDEARRLFERLLSLRNDLGLLAEEWDPRLQRQVGNFPQAFSHVPLIDTALRLTASGAYGG; this comes from the coding sequence GTGTCCGGGCGCATCGAGGATTACGCACTGATCGGGGACATGCAGACCGCGGCGTTGGTCTGCCGGGACGGGGCAGTGGACTGGTTGTGTCTGCCACGTTTCGACTCCCATGCCGTGTTCGCGAGCATTCTCGGCACCGAGGATCACGGGTTCTGGCGGATCGGCCCGGCGTTCCCGGCGGAGACCGAGGCCCCGCGTGCCACCCGGCGCCGGTACCGCGGCGACTCGCTGGTGCTGGAGTCGGAGTGGGACACGCCGCGCGGCACCGTCCGCGTGATCGACTTCATGCCGCCCCGCGAGGACCACGCCCCGCAGCTGATCCGCATCGTGGAGGGCGTCTCCGGGCGCGTCCGGATGCACTCCGCGCTGCGCATGCGGTTCAGTTACGGCCGGGTCGTGCCCTGGGTGCACCAGGTCGACGGGCGCACGGTCGCCGTGGCCGGTCCGGACTCCATCTGGCTGGACACCGAGGCCCAGACCTACGGCAAGGACCTGACGACCTACTCCGACTTCACGGTGGGCCCGGGCGACCGGGTGGCCTTCAGCATCAGCTGGCAGGCCTCGCACCGGGGCGCGCCGGAGGCCCCGGAGGCCGAGGCGGCCCTGGAGTCGACCACCGAGTTCTGGCGCGAGTGGGTCGAGCAGTGCACCTACCACGGGCCCTACCGGGAGGCCGTGGTCCGCTCCCTGATCACGCTCAAGGCCCTCACGTACGGCCCCACGGGCGGGATCGTCGCCGCGCCGACCACCTCCCTCCCGGAGGAGATCGGCGGGGTCCGGAACTGGGACTACCGCTACACCTGGCTGCGGGACGCGGCCATCACGCTGTCGTCGCTGCTGCGCACCGGCTACCGGGCGGAGGCCTCCGCCTGGCGCGAGTGGCTGCTGCGCGCGGTGGCCGGCGACCCGGAGAACCTCCAGATCATGTACGGGATCGCGGGCGAGCGCGAGCTCGGCGAGACCGAACTGGACTGGCTCCCGGGCTACGAGGGCTCCCGCCCGGTCCGCGTCGGCAACGGCGCCGCCCACCAGCTCCAGCTCGACGTGTACGGCGAGGTCACCGAGGCCCTGCACCTGGGCCACATGACCGGGCTGGCCCGCAACGACTACGCCTCGGTGCTCCAGCTCAAACTGATCCGGTACCTGGAGACCCACTGGGACCAGCCGGACGAGGGCATCTGGGAAGTGCGCGGCCCGCGCCGCCACTTCGTGCACTCGAAGGTGATGGCCTGGGTGGCCGTGGACCGCACGATCAAGCTGGTCGAGAGCGGGGACGCGGACGGCCCGCTGGAGCGCTGGCGCGAACTGCGCGACGAGATCCACCAGGACGTCTGCGAGAAGGGCTACGACAAGGAGCGCAACACCTTCACCCAGTCCTACGGGTCGAGGGAGCTGGACGCCTCCCTGCTGCTGATTCCGCAGATGGGCTTCCTGCCGCCGGACGACAAGCGGGTCATCGGCACCATCGAGGCGATCCAGCGCGAGCTGTCCACGCCCGACGGTTTCATCCTGCGCTACCCGACGGCGGGCGAGGAGGCCGGCGTGGACGGTCTGGAGGGCGACGAGGGCGCCTTCCTGGCGTGCTCGTTCTGGATGGCCGACGACCTGGCGATGATCGGCCGGGTGGACGAGGCCCGGCGGCTCTTCGAGCGGCTGCTCTCGCTGCGCAACGACCTCGGGCTGCTGGCGGAGGAGTGGGATCCGCGGCTCCAGCGGCAGGTCGGGAACTTCCCGCAGGCCTTCAGCCACGTTCCGCTGATCGACACGGCGCTGCGGCTGACCGCGAGCGGGGCGTACGGCGGGTAG
- a CDS encoding tetratricopeptide repeat protein, translating into MTDFVGRRRELKELREDIARTGLDTLSGRKAKAPRARVLLVAGRPGSGRTALAEAFVREVADQYPDGVLRTRLTAPGGETVATELAVRGLLEGLGHATPPGAGEDELSAALRDAVADRRLIILVDDAADPHQVDALLPDTPECLVVVTAEGPLTGIPDVRPCTLGGLDTPSAVELLAQRIGDTRVTADPRAAEALAEECGGQPAALGLVGGWLAAHPKASVSDVAKQLHDMPVGTGGALARGFRLVYESLPQPAQRTLRLLPLAPAGIVDSHTASALAGCSVAAAQSTLDDFAGLGLVRPSHDGLYLLPGCLAPLLQALLEAKERPAEVQLARARMLERTVRLLHSCRAMAAPAEGTDDGVDPREKLDGTPRALRFPDRRAAATWLDTRLPALSAAASLAVADGELDTLARRLVAALVRALADHRGTAEAAPELYGLHRLVLDVAERRNLHREQAAALLNLADLDAETGRTQEALERYRAALDAGRAANDPYATGRAMESVGGAYQELTDWHRAADWFGRALSQALARGERADEARLYGRLGNVHTYAGRYGEAMRSWRAAAAGYRKLADVPGQAKALSEMARVQEYAGHPEESLHTCREAVELARRAGDQRLQAALQVRLADTLDRLGDPAAARLHRSAADRLLGDDPAACEIRSGSD; encoded by the coding sequence GTGACGGATTTCGTCGGGCGGCGGCGTGAGCTCAAGGAGCTGCGCGAGGACATCGCACGGACCGGGCTCGACACCCTCTCGGGCCGTAAGGCCAAGGCGCCGAGGGCGCGCGTACTGCTCGTCGCCGGCCGGCCGGGATCGGGGCGGACCGCCCTCGCCGAGGCGTTCGTGCGCGAGGTCGCCGACCAGTACCCCGACGGGGTGCTCCGGACCCGGCTCACCGCCCCCGGCGGGGAGACCGTGGCCACCGAGCTGGCGGTCAGGGGGCTGCTGGAAGGCCTGGGGCACGCCACCCCGCCCGGGGCCGGGGAAGACGAACTGAGCGCCGCCCTGCGGGACGCCGTCGCCGACCGGCGGCTGATCATCCTCGTCGACGACGCCGCCGACCCGCACCAGGTCGACGCCCTGCTGCCCGACACCCCCGAATGCCTGGTCGTGGTCACCGCCGAAGGCCCGCTCACCGGGATCCCCGACGTACGGCCCTGCACCCTCGGCGGGCTGGACACGCCGTCCGCCGTCGAACTGCTGGCCCAGCGCATCGGCGACACCCGGGTCACCGCCGACCCGCGCGCCGCCGAGGCGCTCGCCGAGGAGTGCGGGGGCCAGCCCGCCGCGCTCGGCCTCGTGGGCGGATGGCTCGCCGCCCACCCCAAGGCCTCCGTCTCGGACGTGGCCAAGCAGCTGCACGACATGCCCGTCGGGACCGGCGGGGCGCTCGCCCGGGGCTTCCGCCTCGTCTACGAGTCCCTGCCGCAGCCCGCCCAGCGGACCCTGCGGCTGCTGCCGCTCGCCCCGGCCGGCATCGTCGACTCGCACACCGCCTCCGCCCTCGCCGGCTGCTCCGTGGCCGCGGCCCAGTCCACGCTGGACGATTTCGCCGGGCTGGGCCTCGTACGCCCCTCCCATGACGGCCTGTACCTGCTGCCCGGCTGCCTCGCGCCGCTCCTCCAGGCCCTGCTGGAGGCCAAGGAGCGCCCCGCCGAGGTCCAGCTGGCCCGGGCCCGGATGCTGGAGCGGACCGTACGGCTGCTGCACTCCTGCCGGGCCATGGCCGCGCCCGCCGAGGGCACCGACGACGGCGTGGACCCCCGCGAGAAGCTGGACGGCACGCCGCGCGCCCTGCGGTTCCCCGACCGGCGGGCCGCCGCCACCTGGCTGGACACCCGGCTGCCCGCGCTGTCCGCGGCCGCCTCCCTGGCCGTGGCCGACGGCGAGCTGGACACGCTGGCCCGCCGGCTGGTCGCGGCCCTCGTACGGGCGCTGGCGGACCACCGCGGCACCGCCGAGGCCGCCCCCGAGCTGTACGGGCTGCACCGCCTGGTCCTGGACGTGGCCGAGCGCCGCAACCTGCACCGGGAGCAGGCCGCCGCGCTGCTGAACCTCGCCGACCTGGACGCCGAGACCGGCCGTACCCAGGAGGCGCTGGAGCGCTACCGGGCCGCGCTGGACGCGGGACGCGCGGCGAACGACCCGTACGCGACGGGCCGCGCGATGGAATCCGTAGGCGGCGCGTACCAGGAGCTGACCGACTGGCACCGGGCCGCCGACTGGTTCGGCCGGGCCCTGTCCCAGGCCCTCGCGCGGGGGGAGCGCGCGGACGAGGCCCGGCTGTACGGGCGGCTGGGCAACGTCCATACCTACGCGGGCCGGTACGGGGAGGCGATGCGCAGCTGGCGGGCCGCCGCGGCGGGGTACCGGAAGCTGGCCGATGTCCCGGGTCAGGCAAAGGCGTTGAGCGAGATGGCCCGGGTCCAGGAGTACGCCGGGCACCCGGAGGAATCGCTGCACACCTGCCGCGAGGCGGTGGAGCTGGCGCGCAGGGCCGGGGACCAGCGGCTCCAGGCCGCGCTCCAGGTGCGGCTCGCCGACACGCTGGACCGGTTGGGTGACCCCGCGGCTGCAAGGCTGCACCGCTCTGCGGCTGATCGATTGCTGGGAGATGACCCCGCAGCCTGCGAAATCCGTAGTGGTTCCGACTAA
- a CDS encoding NUDIX hydrolase, with product MGNDIVDTPESWEVVASRTPFEGAKTSVKSDQVRMPDSSVVRRDYQVHPGSVCVLALDEEERVLVLKQFRHPVRHRLWELPAGLLDVAGENPLHAAQRELYEEAHVKAEDWRVLADFFTSPGGSDEAVRIFLARDLAEAEGERYVVSEEEADMELARVPLGDLVRGVLAGRLGNPGLVTGVLALSAALASGGVESLRPPLAPWPARPYEA from the coding sequence ATGGGCAACGACATCGTGGACACGCCGGAGTCGTGGGAGGTCGTCGCCTCGCGCACCCCGTTCGAGGGCGCGAAGACATCCGTCAAGTCGGACCAGGTCCGGATGCCCGACTCCTCGGTGGTGCGCCGCGACTACCAGGTGCACCCGGGCTCGGTGTGCGTCCTCGCCCTCGACGAGGAGGAGCGGGTGCTGGTCCTGAAGCAGTTCCGGCATCCCGTGCGGCACCGGCTGTGGGAGCTGCCGGCGGGGCTGCTGGACGTGGCCGGGGAGAACCCGCTGCACGCGGCCCAGCGGGAGCTGTACGAGGAGGCGCACGTCAAGGCGGAGGACTGGCGGGTGCTGGCCGACTTCTTCACCTCGCCGGGAGGCTCCGACGAGGCCGTACGGATCTTCCTCGCGCGGGATCTGGCGGAGGCGGAGGGGGAGCGGTACGTGGTCTCCGAGGAGGAGGCGGACATGGAACTCGCGCGTGTTCCTCTCGGGGACCTGGTGCGCGGGGTCCTGGCGGGGCGGTTGGGGAACCCGGGGCTGGTGACGGGCGTCCTTGCCCTGTCCGCGGCCCTCGCCTCCGGCGGGGTGGAGTCGCTGCGCCCGCCGCTGGCTCCGTGGCCGGCCCGGCCGTACGAGGCGTAG
- a CDS encoding NAD(P)/FAD-dependent oxidoreductase, producing the protein MARTPLMHALRRLAAEHAAARRLDLPVAEVRGSTRRELLGRAAALGLGTALASSGVAYAAGPAPDKKPVGPARVAVVGAGISGLTAALTLKDAGVDCTLYEANPSRVGGRMWTQADHWAYGQTSEIGGELIDTSHKKILELCRRFDLPVEDFLGGGPNGAEEVLWFNGEYYSRTQADEDFKAVYQALHRDLQEAGEVTWNSTTPAGTALDNMTLYEWIETRIPGGHGSQLGRFIDVAYNVEYGADTDQQSALALVLLMGYQPNPGNFNVWGLSNERYHITGGNDRLPHAIAAALPAGSIVMGRELLAVRANADGTQTLTFNDSGATRTVVADHTVLCLPLPVLQRIDTSQAGFDPLMRSLLRDARMGHCTKLNMQFTARPWRGSGPWPGVSAGDCFTDLDVQQTWDTTKLQPGTGGILLQYGGGTLAAALTPATPFATEADPYVRDLASRVLSGVDAFYPGTKAVWNGRAQLSAWHRNPYALGAYSFWPTGYLHRYAQYEGTAQGNVHIGGEHCSYDFQGFMEGGATEGERAAREVIAALG; encoded by the coding sequence ATGGCCCGTACGCCCTTGATGCACGCCCTGCGCCGGCTCGCCGCCGAACACGCCGCCGCCCGCCGCCTCGACCTGCCCGTCGCCGAGGTCCGCGGCTCCACCCGCCGCGAACTCCTCGGCCGGGCCGCCGCCCTCGGCCTCGGCACCGCCCTCGCCTCGTCCGGAGTGGCGTACGCCGCCGGGCCCGCCCCCGACAAGAAGCCCGTCGGCCCCGCCCGGGTCGCCGTGGTCGGCGCGGGCATCTCCGGCCTGACCGCCGCCCTCACCCTGAAGGACGCGGGGGTCGACTGCACCCTCTACGAGGCCAACCCGAGCCGGGTCGGAGGCCGCATGTGGACCCAAGCCGACCACTGGGCGTACGGGCAGACCTCCGAGATCGGCGGCGAGCTGATCGACACCAGCCACAAGAAGATCCTGGAGCTCTGCCGCCGCTTCGACCTGCCCGTCGAGGACTTCCTCGGCGGCGGACCCAACGGGGCCGAGGAAGTCCTCTGGTTCAACGGCGAGTACTACTCCCGCACCCAGGCCGACGAGGACTTCAAGGCCGTCTACCAGGCGCTGCACCGCGACCTCCAGGAGGCCGGAGAGGTCACCTGGAACTCCACGACCCCGGCCGGCACCGCCCTCGACAACATGACCCTGTACGAGTGGATCGAGACCCGGATCCCCGGCGGCCACGGCTCGCAGCTCGGCCGCTTCATCGACGTGGCCTACAACGTCGAGTACGGGGCCGACACCGATCAGCAGTCAGCCCTCGCCCTGGTCCTCCTCATGGGCTATCAGCCCAACCCGGGCAACTTCAACGTCTGGGGCCTGTCCAACGAGCGGTACCACATCACCGGCGGCAACGACCGGCTGCCCCACGCCATCGCCGCAGCCCTGCCCGCCGGTTCGATCGTGATGGGCCGCGAGCTGCTCGCCGTACGGGCCAACGCCGACGGCACCCAGACCCTGACCTTCAACGACTCGGGAGCCACCCGGACCGTCGTCGCCGACCACACCGTCCTGTGCCTGCCGCTGCCGGTCCTCCAGCGCATCGACACCTCACAGGCCGGCTTCGACCCGCTCATGCGCAGCCTCCTGCGCGACGCCCGGATGGGCCACTGCACCAAACTCAACATGCAGTTCACCGCCCGCCCCTGGCGCGGCAGCGGACCCTGGCCGGGCGTCTCGGCCGGCGACTGCTTCACGGACCTGGACGTCCAGCAGACCTGGGACACCACCAAGCTCCAGCCCGGCACCGGCGGGATCCTGCTCCAGTACGGCGGCGGCACCCTGGCCGCGGCGCTCACCCCCGCGACCCCCTTCGCCACCGAGGCCGACCCGTACGTACGCGACCTCGCGAGCCGCGTGCTGAGCGGCGTCGACGCCTTCTATCCGGGCACCAAGGCGGTCTGGAACGGGCGGGCCCAGCTCTCCGCCTGGCACCGCAACCCGTACGCCCTGGGCGCCTACTCGTTCTGGCCCACCGGCTACCTGCACCGCTACGCCCAGTACGAGGGCACCGCCCAGGGCAACGTCCACATCGGCGGCGAGCACTGCAGCTACGACTTCCAGGGCTTCATGGAGGGCGGCGCCACCGAGGGCGAGCGCGCGGCGCGCGAGGTGATCGCGGCCCTCGGCTGA
- a CDS encoding FAD-binding oxidoreductase: MAPLSKAGTALVALREDLAGDVFTPDDAGYDEARTRFNSMVDRRPAVIAQCQSTADVVTAVRFARDLDLKIAVRGGGHSVAGMSLNDGGLVVDLRRMHEVTVHPAAKAAHIEGGATMSHLDLACHPYALATTGGRASTTGVGGFVLGGGSGWLDRKFGLAVDNLLGVDLVTADGELVHATAEDHPELFWALHGGGGNFGVATSLTLRLHDLPVMSIAFLLYLPERGAEVVSTYREVIEAGPPEASGAALYLTGPPEEFVPPHLVGRLVAAALLTYAGPEEEMRRLAAPLLAIPHEAEIVTAIPYPELQCMIDDPPGLRNYWSAEYLTGLPDELVEVFCARAHAMPVPTGTQHILFPLGGAIADGPSEYPVPYRDSPWAVHPFGIWEDPADDARCMRWVREVRADVGPWSSGAVYLNFTGDEGADRVAAGVGEENMRRLRAVKRQYDPDNVFRFNHNIQPA, translated from the coding sequence ATGGCGCCCCTCTCGAAGGCGGGGACGGCGCTCGTCGCGCTCCGCGAGGATCTGGCCGGTGACGTCTTCACACCGGACGACGCGGGGTACGACGAGGCCCGGACCCGCTTCAACTCGATGGTCGACCGCAGGCCCGCCGTGATCGCCCAGTGCCAGAGCACGGCCGACGTGGTCACCGCCGTGCGTTTCGCGAGGGACCTGGACCTGAAGATCGCGGTGCGCGGCGGCGGGCACAGCGTCGCCGGGATGTCCCTCAACGACGGCGGCCTGGTCGTGGACCTGCGCCGGATGCACGAGGTGACGGTCCATCCGGCGGCGAAGGCCGCCCACATCGAGGGCGGGGCCACGATGAGCCATCTGGACCTGGCCTGCCACCCGTACGCGCTGGCGACCACCGGCGGCCGGGCCTCCACGACCGGTGTCGGAGGCTTCGTCCTGGGCGGCGGTTCCGGCTGGCTGGACCGCAAGTTCGGCCTGGCGGTGGACAATCTGCTGGGCGTGGACCTGGTCACCGCGGACGGCGAGCTCGTCCACGCGACCGCGGAGGACCACCCCGAGCTGTTCTGGGCGCTGCACGGCGGCGGCGGGAACTTCGGCGTCGCCACCTCGCTGACCCTGCGCCTGCACGACCTGCCCGTCATGTCCATCGCCTTCCTGCTGTACCTGCCGGAGCGCGGGGCCGAGGTGGTGAGTACGTACCGGGAGGTCATCGAGGCGGGGCCGCCCGAGGCGAGCGGCGCCGCCCTCTACCTGACCGGCCCGCCCGAGGAGTTCGTCCCGCCGCACCTGGTCGGCCGGCTGGTGGCCGCCGCGCTGCTGACGTACGCGGGGCCCGAGGAGGAGATGCGCCGGCTCGCCGCGCCGCTGCTGGCGATCCCGCACGAGGCGGAGATCGTCACGGCCATCCCGTACCCCGAACTGCAGTGCATGATCGACGACCCGCCGGGGCTGCGGAACTACTGGTCGGCGGAGTACCTGACCGGGCTGCCCGACGAGCTCGTCGAGGTGTTCTGCGCCCGCGCGCACGCCATGCCGGTCCCGACGGGAACCCAGCACATCCTCTTCCCGCTGGGCGGAGCCATCGCGGACGGCCCCTCGGAGTACCCCGTCCCGTACCGGGACTCCCCCTGGGCGGTGCACCCGTTCGGCATCTGGGAGGACCCCGCCGACGACGCGCGGTGCATGCGGTGGGTGAGGGAGGTGCGCGCCGACGTGGGGCCGTGGAGCAGCGGAGCCGTGTACCTCAACTTCACCGGGGACGAGGGCGCGGACCGGGTGGCGGCGGGCGTGGGCGAGGAGAACATGCGCCGGCTGAGAGCCGTGAAACGGCAGTACGACCCCGACAACGTCTTCCGCTTCAACCACAACATCCAGCCCGCCTGA
- a CDS encoding APC family permease, which produces MSTDIPGGSPQTPATPQVQRLKANSVGLVGVVFMAVATAAPITAMTGNLPIAVGFGNGVGAPAGYLFATLVLTVFAVGYVAMAKRITAAGAFYGYISHGLGRIAGMASGMLAVLAYIVFEASIVGVFSYFAKTTVHDQLGVDLPWVLYAAAMLAVTAALAHFDINLTAKALGVMLIAEIAVLFAVATAVLFAGGGPDGIPLEPVNPKNAFTGTSAGLGLFFAFWSWVGFESTAMYGEESRDPKRVIPKATLISVVGVGLFYIYVSWMTIAGNGLTKSVELSASTSPLDLFFAPTQSFIGAWAVDAFQWLLLTGSFACGMAFHQCAARYLYAIGREGFLSPQLGRTHVRHGSPYVASLVQTAIATALVAGFWLSGQDPYLHLYTLLAILGTMAILIVQTLCSFAVIGYFRKNHPEDRHWFKTFTAPLLGGIGMTAVVVLLVLNMETAAGSAAGSLFFTLIPWIVVGVFLGGLGLGLWLKAKAPERYEIIGRIVLEDAAERPDAPAPSTAAANV; this is translated from the coding sequence ATGAGCACAGACATCCCGGGCGGGTCGCCACAGACCCCCGCAACCCCGCAGGTCCAGCGGCTGAAGGCCAACTCGGTCGGGCTCGTCGGCGTCGTCTTCATGGCGGTGGCCACCGCCGCGCCGATCACCGCCATGACCGGCAACCTCCCCATCGCGGTCGGCTTCGGCAACGGTGTCGGAGCCCCGGCCGGATACCTCTTCGCGACCCTCGTGCTCACGGTCTTCGCGGTCGGCTACGTGGCCATGGCCAAGCGGATCACCGCCGCGGGCGCCTTCTACGGGTACATCTCGCACGGCCTCGGCCGGATCGCCGGCATGGCCTCGGGGATGCTCGCCGTCCTCGCCTACATCGTCTTCGAGGCCTCGATCGTCGGGGTGTTCTCCTACTTCGCGAAGACCACGGTCCACGACCAGCTCGGCGTCGACCTGCCGTGGGTGCTGTACGCGGCCGCCATGCTCGCCGTCACCGCCGCCCTCGCCCACTTCGACATCAACCTGACCGCCAAGGCCCTCGGCGTGATGCTGATCGCCGAGATCGCCGTGCTGTTCGCCGTCGCCACCGCCGTCCTCTTCGCCGGGGGCGGTCCGGACGGGATCCCGCTGGAGCCCGTCAACCCGAAGAACGCCTTCACCGGCACCTCCGCCGGACTCGGGCTGTTCTTCGCCTTCTGGTCCTGGGTCGGCTTCGAGTCCACCGCCATGTACGGCGAGGAATCCCGCGACCCCAAGCGGGTCATCCCCAAGGCCACCCTCATCTCCGTGGTCGGCGTCGGCCTCTTCTACATCTACGTCTCCTGGATGACCATCGCGGGCAACGGCCTCACCAAGTCCGTGGAACTGTCCGCCTCCACCAGCCCCCTCGACCTCTTCTTCGCCCCCACCCAGAGCTTCATCGGCGCCTGGGCCGTCGACGCCTTCCAGTGGCTGCTGCTCACCGGCTCCTTCGCCTGCGGCATGGCCTTCCACCAGTGCGCCGCCCGTTACCTCTACGCCATCGGCCGCGAGGGCTTCCTCTCCCCGCAGCTCGGCCGCACCCACGTCAGGCACGGATCCCCGTACGTGGCCTCGCTGGTGCAGACCGCCATCGCCACCGCGCTCGTCGCCGGATTCTGGCTCAGCGGGCAGGACCCGTACCTGCACCTGTACACACTGCTCGCCATCCTCGGCACCATGGCGATCCTGATCGTCCAGACGCTCTGCTCCTTCGCCGTCATCGGGTACTTCCGCAAGAACCACCCCGAGGACCGGCACTGGTTCAAGACCTTCACCGCCCCGCTGCTCGGCGGGATCGGCATGACCGCCGTCGTCGTCCTGCTGGTGCTCAACATGGAGACCGCGGCGGGCAGCGCCGCCGGGTCCCTCTTCTTCACGCTGATCCCGTGGATCGTCGTCGGCGTCTTCCTCGGCGGTCTCGGTCTCGGCCTCTGGCTCAAGGCGAAGGCCCCCGAGCGTTACGAGATCATCGGCCGGATCGTCCTGGAGGACGCCGCCGAACGCCCCGACGCCCCTGCCCCGTCCACCGCCGCCGCGAACGTCTGA
- a CDS encoding CTP synthase has protein sequence MPPKSMTTKHIFVTGGVASSLGKGLTASSLGALLKARGLRVTMQKLDPYLNVDPGTMNPFQHGEVFVTNDGAETDLDIGHYERFLDVDLDGSANVTTGQVYSQVIAKERRGEYLGDTVQVIPHITNEIKHRIRRMATADVDVVITEVGGTVGDIESLPFLETVRQVRHEVGRDNVFVVHISLLPYIGPSGELKTKPTQHSVAALRNIGIQPDAIVLRADREVPTSIKRKISLMCDVDEEAVVAAIDAKSIYDIPKVLHTEGLDAYVVRKLDLPFRDVNWTVWEDLLDRVHNPDHEVKVALVGKYIDLPDAYLSVTEALRAGGFANRARVQIKWVTSDDCKTPAEAAAQLSDVDAICVPGGFGDRGVNGKVGAITYARENKIPLLGLCLGLQCVVIEAARNLAGIEDANSTEFDASTPHPVISTMEEQLAFVEGAGDLGGTMRLGMYPAKLAEGSIVREVYGDQAYVDERHRHRYEVNNAYRGELEKKAGLVFSGTSPDNKLVEYVEYPREVHPYLVATQAHPELRSRPTRPHPLFAGLVKAAVERQQSAK, from the coding sequence ATGCCGCCCAAATCCATGACGACCAAGCACATCTTCGTCACCGGGGGTGTCGCTTCCTCCCTCGGCAAGGGCCTGACGGCCTCCAGCCTGGGTGCGCTGCTGAAGGCGCGCGGCCTGCGGGTCACGATGCAGAAGCTCGACCCCTACCTGAACGTCGACCCGGGCACGATGAACCCCTTCCAGCACGGCGAGGTGTTCGTCACCAACGACGGCGCCGAGACCGACCTGGACATCGGCCACTACGAGCGCTTCCTCGACGTCGACCTCGACGGCTCGGCCAACGTCACCACCGGCCAGGTCTACTCGCAGGTCATCGCCAAGGAGCGGCGCGGCGAGTACCTCGGTGACACCGTGCAGGTCATCCCGCACATCACCAACGAGATCAAGCACCGCATCCGCCGCATGGCGACCGCGGACGTCGACGTGGTCATCACCGAGGTCGGCGGCACCGTCGGCGACATCGAGTCGCTGCCCTTCCTGGAGACCGTCCGCCAGGTCCGCCACGAGGTCGGCCGCGACAACGTCTTCGTCGTGCACATCTCGCTGCTGCCCTACATCGGCCCCTCCGGCGAGCTGAAGACCAAGCCGACCCAGCACTCCGTCGCGGCGCTGCGCAACATCGGCATCCAGCCCGACGCGATCGTGCTGCGCGCCGACCGCGAGGTCCCCACCTCCATCAAGCGCAAGATCTCGCTGATGTGCGACGTGGACGAGGAGGCCGTGGTCGCGGCGATCGACGCGAAGTCGATCTACGACATCCCGAAGGTGCTGCACACCGAGGGCCTGGACGCGTACGTGGTCCGCAAGCTCGACCTGCCCTTCCGCGACGTCAACTGGACGGTGTGGGAGGACCTGCTGGACCGGGTCCACAACCCCGACCACGAGGTCAAGGTCGCGCTCGTCGGCAAGTACATCGACCTGCCCGACGCCTACCTGTCGGTGACCGAGGCGCTGCGCGCCGGCGGTTTCGCCAACCGGGCCCGCGTACAGATCAAGTGGGTCACCTCCGACGACTGCAAGACCCCGGCGGAAGCCGCGGCGCAGCTGTCCGACGTGGACGCGATCTGCGTGCCCGGCGGCTTCGGCGACCGCGGTGTCAACGGCAAGGTCGGCGCGATCACCTACGCCCGCGAGAACAAGATCCCGCTGCTCGGCCTGTGCCTGGGCCTGCAGTGCGTGGTCATCGAGGCCGCCCGGAACCTGGCGGGCATCGAGGACGCCAACTCCACCGAGTTCGACGCCTCCACCCCGCACCCGGTCATCTCGACCATGGAGGAGCAGCTGGCCTTCGTCGAGGGCGCGGGCGACCTGGGCGGAACGATGCGCCTGGGCATGTACCCGGCGAAGCTCGCCGAGGGCTCCATCGTGCGCGAGGTCTACGGCGACCAGGCGTACGTGGACGAGCGCCACCGCCACCGCTACGAGGTGAACAACGCCTACCGCGGCGAGCTGGAGAAGAAGGCGGGCCTCGTCTTCTCCGGAACCTCCCCGGACAACAAGCTCGTCGAGTACGTCGAGTACCCGCGCGAGGTGCACCCCTACCTGGTGGCCACCCAGGCCCACCCGGAGCTGCGCTCCCGCCCGACGCGCCCGCACCCGCTCTTCGCGGGCCTGGTCAAGGCGGCAGTGGAGCGGCAGCAGTCCGCGAAGTGA